In a single window of the Rhodopirellula bahusiensis genome:
- a CDS encoding DUF4185 domain-containing protein has protein sequence MSKNFYFITTICMVTALTPIGAQDAADPNSAGKNPSAPGDSTMAPYPPSPVIDSVTFDWSSERVFGKGSDQWPMTWTADGDLVAAWGDGWGWNGEGKDNKRSIGVTRISGTPPTLNGTDLWGDGPGSGFGKPEALIALGNDLRMFWTRGDSINDNDDTATALSRDGGLSWTYGKGKAFPKAPAGFRVRGICQFGPGNEDSLDDYVYVYFGFNRQNDLYLGRVQGEHLFEPDEYRWFKGLSAEGNMPIWSESMHDRAAVFHDPNGYYWHIGVCYNAELKRYLMTKPHFCADDNRDTPLAKESGVASLGIFDSPTPWGPWTTLHYRDNFKDDLVKFSYFIPAKFFSDNGQGFWMAWSGWPEYDSVSFVKGHLSLR, from the coding sequence ATGTCAAAGAACTTCTATTTCATCACAACCATTTGCATGGTCACCGCCCTTACACCGATCGGGGCACAGGATGCCGCCGACCCGAACTCGGCGGGCAAGAATCCCTCCGCACCGGGCGATTCTACCATGGCTCCATATCCTCCAAGCCCGGTGATTGATTCGGTTACGTTTGATTGGTCTTCCGAGCGAGTGTTCGGCAAGGGCAGTGATCAATGGCCGATGACATGGACTGCCGACGGCGATTTGGTTGCCGCCTGGGGCGACGGTTGGGGATGGAACGGCGAAGGAAAAGACAACAAACGCAGCATCGGCGTGACTCGCATTTCCGGGACACCGCCGACGTTGAACGGCACCGATCTCTGGGGCGACGGGCCGGGGAGCGGATTTGGAAAACCCGAAGCACTGATCGCTCTGGGCAATGATTTGCGCATGTTTTGGACACGCGGCGACAGCATCAACGACAACGATGACACGGCAACCGCACTGTCGCGCGACGGAGGACTAAGCTGGACGTACGGCAAAGGAAAAGCCTTTCCAAAGGCACCCGCCGGATTCCGTGTGCGCGGTATCTGCCAATTCGGGCCCGGCAACGAGGACTCGCTCGATGACTATGTCTACGTTTACTTCGGATTCAATCGGCAGAACGATTTGTATCTCGGGCGCGTGCAGGGCGAACACTTGTTCGAACCTGATGAATACCGGTGGTTTAAGGGGCTGTCCGCTGAAGGAAATATGCCGATCTGGTCCGAGTCGATGCACGACCGCGCAGCGGTATTCCATGATCCCAACGGCTATTACTGGCACATCGGCGTTTGCTACAATGCAGAACTTAAACGCTACCTCATGACGAAGCCGCATTTTTGCGCTGATGACAACCGGGATACACCGTTGGCAAAAGAGTCCGGGGTTGCGAGCCTAGGTATTTTTGATTCTCCGACGCCATGGGGACCATGGACGACGTTGCATTACCGCGACAACTTCAAGGATGACCTAGTCAAATTTAGCTACTTCATCCCTGCAAAATTTTTCAGCGATAATGGTCAAGGCTTTTGGATGGCGTGGTCCGGTTGGCCGGAATACGACAGCGTAAGCTTCGTCAAGGGACACCTCTCGCTTCGGTAA
- a CDS encoding exo-alpha-sialidase — translation MLKHLALLYALTFAILFGSFDHAMAQDEWKLKELRYNNPGLAVDLGVGLWAWPMPMDYDGDGDMDLLVSCPDKPSNGVYYFENPSQDPAEKFPVFLPGVRVGKTSQNMQVSYVDGQPRILRMCWEHHRDKATGAFDFDNGKRFYPNNNIHENKTRANMWRFVDFDGDSDQDIIVGVGDWTDYSWDNAYDNHGRWRNGPLHGYIYLIRNEGSAADPKYSESPLKLEAAGGEIDVYGWPSPNFADFDSDGDLDLLCGEFLDGFTYFENVGTRAEPVYAAGSRLNDESGQPLVMDLQMITPTAFDWDGDGDMDLIVGDEDGRVALVENTGRLRNREPIFHAPQYFQQQADTLKFGALATPYAYDWDDDGDEDILCGNTAGYIGLFENLGAGQNGLPKWSAPILLNVHDSAGDEGAKPFRILAGPNGSIQGPAEAKWGYTTLSVADWDGDQDPDIIYNSILSRVGILRNDNGRLTDTPLQSGQTEAPPQWYWWQTRASDTLSQWRTTPVAVDFDADNKLDLVMLDQEGFLTLRRSAGAAERIFVDENNQPLRMNAKSCGGSGRIKLDVVDWDGDGRLDLLVNSENATWYRNCEDRDGQIVLKKIGNLAKRNVAGHTSSPAACDFDKDGKPDLLVGAENGRLYFAAHDDCISFPAERLSAAPAKETAAPKFPGFVSEEFIYTKSSFPQCHASTICQTDRGLVAAWFGGTKEGNKDVGIWSSYHDGNRWSNPVQWADGVQHEGLRHPCWNPVLYQTPGDGPTLLFFKVGPNPRDWWGEFMVSYDDGRTFRDRGRLPEGIDGPVRSKPILLGDGTLLCPSSTEHDHDWRMHFEILVDFDHPELGASWKRFEPKEQPFQVIQPTLLTTATGEIQALLRSKHSKIFQALSRDQGHTWTTLADTGLPNPNSGIEALTLADGRHLLLYNPAGGERKDGWGSRQVLDLVISDDGHNWNKVATVERVDKGELSYPAMIQTRDGKVHLTYTWKRQRVRHMVVDPARLKTGEKVNDQ, via the coding sequence ATGTTGAAACATCTCGCACTCCTGTATGCATTGACGTTCGCAATTCTCTTCGGTTCGTTCGACCACGCGATGGCTCAGGATGAATGGAAACTTAAGGAGTTGCGATACAACAATCCGGGTCTAGCCGTCGACTTGGGAGTCGGTCTGTGGGCGTGGCCGATGCCAATGGACTACGACGGAGACGGTGACATGGATCTGCTCGTCTCGTGCCCGGACAAACCATCCAACGGCGTCTACTACTTTGAAAACCCAAGTCAGGATCCGGCAGAAAAGTTCCCCGTGTTTCTGCCGGGAGTGCGTGTTGGCAAGACCAGCCAAAACATGCAAGTCAGCTATGTCGACGGGCAGCCACGCATCTTGCGTATGTGCTGGGAGCACCATCGGGACAAAGCAACAGGAGCGTTCGACTTCGACAATGGGAAACGGTTTTACCCAAACAACAACATCCACGAAAACAAGACCCGCGCGAACATGTGGCGATTCGTGGACTTCGATGGCGACTCAGATCAGGACATCATTGTCGGCGTCGGCGACTGGACGGACTATAGCTGGGACAACGCATACGACAATCACGGTCGATGGCGGAACGGTCCGCTTCACGGCTACATCTATCTGATTCGCAACGAAGGATCCGCGGCCGATCCAAAGTACTCTGAATCTCCCCTCAAGCTCGAAGCTGCTGGTGGTGAAATCGACGTTTACGGTTGGCCGTCACCAAACTTTGCCGATTTCGATAGTGACGGTGACCTCGATCTTCTGTGCGGCGAGTTTCTGGATGGATTCACGTATTTTGAAAACGTGGGCACTCGCGCCGAACCGGTTTACGCCGCCGGCAGTCGATTGAACGACGAATCGGGACAACCGCTTGTGATGGACCTGCAGATGATCACTCCGACGGCGTTTGACTGGGACGGCGATGGCGATATGGACCTAATCGTTGGCGATGAGGACGGACGCGTCGCATTGGTGGAAAACACGGGACGCCTGCGAAATCGTGAACCGATTTTTCACGCCCCGCAATACTTTCAACAGCAGGCCGACACGCTGAAGTTCGGTGCATTGGCGACGCCGTACGCTTACGACTGGGACGATGACGGCGACGAAGACATTTTATGCGGCAACACGGCGGGATACATTGGGCTTTTCGAGAACCTTGGCGCGGGTCAAAACGGTTTGCCAAAATGGTCGGCGCCGATCCTGTTGAATGTTCACGACAGTGCCGGCGACGAGGGCGCGAAACCGTTTCGGATTCTTGCCGGACCAAACGGTTCCATTCAGGGGCCAGCGGAAGCGAAGTGGGGATACACGACGCTTTCGGTCGCCGACTGGGATGGCGATCAAGATCCCGACATCATTTACAACTCGATCCTCTCGCGTGTCGGCATCCTTCGCAACGACAACGGGAGACTGACAGATACACCCCTGCAGAGCGGGCAGACAGAAGCGCCACCGCAGTGGTATTGGTGGCAGACACGGGCAAGCGATACTTTATCGCAGTGGCGGACGACTCCGGTTGCCGTCGATTTTGACGCCGACAACAAGCTTGATCTGGTGATGCTCGATCAGGAAGGCTTCTTGACGTTGCGACGATCGGCGGGTGCGGCAGAGCGGATCTTTGTCGACGAAAACAACCAACCGCTGCGAATGAACGCGAAGTCGTGCGGAGGATCAGGACGTATCAAGCTGGATGTCGTCGACTGGGACGGCGACGGCCGACTTGACCTGCTGGTCAATTCTGAGAACGCGACGTGGTATCGCAACTGTGAAGACCGCGATGGCCAAATCGTACTCAAGAAGATCGGCAACCTTGCCAAACGCAACGTGGCCGGGCACACATCCAGTCCCGCCGCGTGTGACTTCGACAAAGATGGCAAACCTGACCTGTTGGTCGGCGCGGAAAATGGCCGATTGTACTTCGCAGCTCATGACGACTGTATTTCCTTTCCAGCGGAAAGACTGTCGGCGGCACCGGCAAAGGAAACCGCCGCGCCGAAGTTTCCGGGATTCGTCAGCGAAGAGTTCATTTACACCAAGAGCAGTTTTCCCCAATGCCACGCATCAACGATTTGTCAGACAGATCGTGGGCTCGTGGCCGCGTGGTTTGGCGGTACGAAGGAGGGCAATAAGGATGTCGGAATCTGGAGTAGCTATCACGATGGCAACCGCTGGTCGAATCCCGTCCAATGGGCGGACGGCGTTCAGCACGAGGGGCTTCGGCATCCATGTTGGAATCCCGTGCTTTATCAAACGCCCGGCGACGGACCCACGTTGCTGTTCTTCAAGGTCGGCCCCAATCCTCGTGACTGGTGGGGCGAGTTCATGGTCAGCTATGACGATGGCCGCACGTTTCGCGATCGCGGCCGCCTGCCAGAAGGCATCGATGGGCCAGTTCGCAGCAAGCCGATTCTTCTTGGCGACGGCACGCTGCTGTGTCCGTCGTCCACGGAGCACGATCACGATTGGAGAATGCATTTCGAGATCCTCGTTGATTTCGATCATCCTGAACTGGGTGCGTCGTGGAAACGGTTCGAGCCGAAAGAGCAGCCGTTCCAAGTCATTCAGCCAACCCTGCTGACGACTGCCACGGGTGAGATCCAAGCACTGCTGCGTTCAAAGCATTCCAAGATCTTTCAGGCTTTATCCAGAGATCAAGGTCACACGTGGACCACGCTCGCTGACACTGGTCTTCCCAATCCCAACAGCGGCATCGAAGCACTGACACTGGCTGACGGTCGGCATCTGCTGCTGTACAACCCTGCGGGCGGCGAGCGAAAAGATGGCTGGGGGTCGCGACAGGTGCTGGATCTCGTCATCAGCGACGACGGACACAATTGGAATAAAGTCGCGACGGTGGAACGAGTCGACAAAGGGGAACTGTCGTATCCCGCCATGATTCAAACGCGAGATGGGAAGGTTCACTTGACCTACACTTGGAAACGGCAACGCGTTCGACACATGGTCGTCGATCCGGCTCGTCTGAAGACTGGCGAAAAGGTTAACGATCAGTAA
- a CDS encoding c-type cytochrome yields the protein MPLLTNDDQDLAIETSRTFRAWLDVGVARDCVETIKNLDLTDAVSDRLAPALNRGVSRPANREESLAVLSDGGDAQRGRRVFDTNRVGCKKCHTVGSRGGTLGPDLGQISKSKSREQIIDAILNPSADFAPQYQAWMVVTVDGKVHRGLQLDHKSGGKINLTLETGETRTFAADEIEDYVASPNSLMPNGLADTMTVAEFRDLIMYLASVDR from the coding sequence GTGCCGCTGTTGACCAACGACGACCAAGATTTGGCTATTGAAACCTCACGCACGTTTCGGGCATGGTTGGATGTGGGAGTGGCCCGAGACTGCGTTGAGACCATTAAAAACTTGGATCTCACCGACGCAGTTAGTGACCGCCTTGCACCAGCATTGAACCGTGGCGTTTCACGTCCAGCGAATAGGGAAGAATCGCTCGCTGTACTCAGTGACGGCGGTGATGCCCAGCGGGGTCGCCGCGTGTTTGACACCAACCGTGTGGGTTGCAAGAAATGTCACACGGTTGGAAGTCGTGGAGGAACACTGGGTCCGGACCTTGGGCAGATTTCCAAATCCAAGAGCCGAGAACAGATCATTGACGCGATTTTGAATCCGTCTGCCGACTTCGCTCCACAGTATCAAGCGTGGATGGTTGTTACGGTCGATGGCAAAGTCCACCGAGGTCTGCAACTCGACCATAAGTCGGGCGGCAAGATCAACCTAACTCTCGAAACGGGCGAGACACGTACGTTCGCTGCCGATGAAATCGAAGACTACGTCGCCTCGCCAAACTCACTAATGCCCAATGGCTTGGCAGACACAATGACCGTCGCTGAATTTAGAGACCTGATCATGTATCTCGCCTCCGTCGACCGCTAG
- a CDS encoding sulfatase family protein: MLLLLLSFTFGQCVCADEATPVSPAEPVRGTTSARPNIVIVYTDDQAAWAVGTAVQRGWFDDVAKAATPNIDRLASEGAIFRNFFCTTPVCSPARAAFMTGRYASEFGITDFIPQPGHKLYDEDNQVALDPDKSITFAEVLQQNGYQTGLVGKWHLGDWTAKGSERLHPTHHGFDYFMGLTGGGTTPSNPELEEEGKVRKFTGLTIDILADRALKFIERSRDKPFLLCLNTRAPHGAWLPVAPEDWQPYDGLDAKIPNPDYPDLNITKMKKQMREYLASTGGVDRNIGRVLGLLDELQLVENTVVIFTSDHGYNMGHNGFWHKGNGIWATRQPPRESHRGTRAISAKYRPNLDDHSLRVPMIIRWPGVVKAGTEIESTATSLDFFPTVLNMTRLALPENLRLRGRTLLPLLKGKAPPDWDQNLYAEYHMTNYAHADLRCYRTPQFKLVVDSRNAGRNEFFDLKADPGETRNLIADHSPEIQSAIKKLTQRLESTRSEIENAHVR; the protein is encoded by the coding sequence GTGTTATTGCTCCTGCTGAGCTTCACCTTTGGACAATGCGTTTGCGCGGATGAAGCGACACCTGTTTCACCGGCTGAGCCGGTTCGCGGGACGACATCTGCACGTCCCAACATTGTGATCGTCTACACCGACGATCAGGCGGCGTGGGCCGTTGGAACGGCGGTTCAGCGTGGCTGGTTTGATGATGTGGCGAAGGCGGCGACGCCGAATATTGATCGTCTCGCCAGCGAAGGTGCGATCTTCCGAAATTTCTTTTGCACGACGCCGGTTTGCAGTCCCGCTCGCGCTGCATTCATGACCGGGCGATATGCCAGCGAGTTCGGCATCACGGACTTTATCCCACAGCCGGGGCACAAGTTATATGACGAGGACAATCAGGTCGCTCTCGACCCCGACAAGAGCATAACATTCGCGGAAGTACTACAGCAAAACGGCTACCAAACCGGATTGGTAGGCAAGTGGCACTTGGGTGATTGGACGGCCAAGGGTAGCGAACGATTGCATCCGACTCATCACGGATTCGATTACTTTATGGGGCTGACCGGAGGCGGGACGACACCCAGCAATCCGGAGCTCGAAGAAGAAGGTAAAGTTCGTAAGTTTACAGGACTGACGATCGACATTCTGGCTGACCGAGCGTTGAAGTTCATCGAGCGATCGAGGGACAAGCCGTTCCTGCTGTGCCTGAACACTCGGGCGCCACACGGAGCTTGGCTGCCTGTCGCCCCGGAGGATTGGCAGCCCTACGACGGACTTGACGCGAAGATCCCCAATCCCGATTACCCGGATTTGAACATCACGAAGATGAAAAAACAGATGCGTGAGTATCTGGCCAGTACGGGTGGTGTTGATCGCAACATCGGTCGGGTGCTCGGACTGCTCGATGAACTGCAGCTTGTTGAAAACACGGTTGTGATCTTCACGTCTGACCACGGCTACAACATGGGGCACAATGGGTTTTGGCACAAAGGCAACGGCATCTGGGCAACTCGTCAGCCGCCGAGGGAATCACATCGTGGAACACGAGCGATCTCGGCAAAATATCGACCGAATCTTGACGACCACTCTTTGCGAGTTCCAATGATCATTCGTTGGCCGGGCGTGGTCAAAGCAGGCACGGAAATCGAATCCACGGCGACGTCGCTCGATTTCTTTCCGACTGTATTAAACATGACGAGGCTTGCGCTGCCCGAGAATCTGCGTCTTCGCGGCCGCACTTTACTGCCGTTGCTGAAGGGAAAGGCGCCGCCAGACTGGGATCAGAATCTGTACGCTGAATACCACATGACTAACTACGCGCACGCCGACCTACGTTGTTATCGAACTCCACAGTTCAAACTGGTCGTTGATTCTCGCAACGCGGGCCGAAACGAGTTCTTTGATTTGAAGGCTGATCCCGGCGAAACTCGTAACCTGATCGCAGACCACAGTCCGGAAATTCAATCAGCAATCAAGAAACTGACTCAACGGCTCGAATCGACGCGATCCGAAATAGAAAATGCACACGTGCGGTGA
- a CDS encoding GntR family transcriptional regulator has product MNRNQSDIAYEFLRSKLISRELSAGSRVRYGPLGDQIGMSATPVREAIGRLASEGLVDLVPQAGAVVKRLSRSDAVEVFEMREAIEPYAAAKAAQLIGLHQLKVLQGTLDQILQLLERSKAKTLNDKHARQFDEADLEFHLTILRSTENRRMLKVVSDYHVLTEIIGVDRHSYSRDVVALTVDDHAAILDGLRRRDGDAAREAMLTHIRNSRQLTLTGMGKG; this is encoded by the coding sequence ATGAATCGAAATCAGTCTGACATCGCATACGAATTCCTTCGCAGCAAATTGATTAGTCGAGAACTCTCGGCGGGATCTCGAGTCCGTTACGGACCGCTGGGAGATCAAATCGGAATGAGCGCCACTCCGGTGCGAGAAGCGATCGGCAGATTGGCCAGTGAGGGACTGGTTGATTTAGTTCCGCAGGCGGGCGCCGTCGTCAAGCGGTTATCGCGCAGCGATGCGGTTGAAGTGTTTGAAATGCGTGAAGCGATCGAGCCCTATGCTGCAGCGAAGGCGGCACAACTGATTGGACTGCATCAACTGAAGGTGCTGCAGGGAACGCTCGATCAAATTTTGCAGTTGCTGGAGCGCTCAAAGGCGAAGACGCTCAATGACAAGCACGCTCGCCAATTCGACGAGGCGGACCTTGAGTTTCATTTGACGATCCTTCGTTCCACTGAAAACCGCCGAATGTTGAAAGTCGTCAGCGATTATCACGTGCTGACGGAGATTATCGGCGTGGATAGACATTCTTACTCTCGCGATGTCGTCGCTTTGACTGTGGATGATCACGCAGCGATTCTGGATGGACTTAGACGACGGGACGGTGACGCGGCGCGCGAAGCCATGTTGACCCATATTCGCAATAGCCGCCAGCTGACATTAACCGGAATGGGCAAGGGCTAA
- a CDS encoding sodium:solute symporter family transporter, giving the protein MVARGRLGGWVVGLSIFGTYVSSISFLAIPGKALVGNWNSFVFSLSLPFIAWFGAKLFVPFYRRHGHVSAYEHMEQRFGTWARLYMSTCFMLLQVARVGSVMYLIAVVMQQLLMWDMVTIIIVTGVVTTAYTCIGGLEGVVLTDALQSAVLIAGAVLCAIWIPFCMPEGPKQLIEIAMADDKFSLGSYSLDATESTVWVVMLYALTINLQNVAINQSYTQRYLSAQSVSEAKKSVWFGSLLYVPVSACFFFIGTALYAYYTAQPELLPEDLAAEWQAGKGDSVFPFFIMSALPTGVRGVMLAAILAAAMSTVSSSLNSSAALTLTDFYQRLVDREPTESRAMKVLYGGTIIWGVAGTALALAMIRVKSVLDVWWEMSGVLSGGMLGLFLLGFLSRRISNQAALFGVIVGVPVIGWLTFSSGATSVPEILQNPLHPFLTVFLGTVAITLTGFVATMLFVNHKQKGQANEQ; this is encoded by the coding sequence ATGGTCGCCAGAGGGCGGCTGGGAGGTTGGGTCGTCGGATTGTCCATTTTTGGTACCTACGTTAGCAGCATCAGCTTCCTTGCGATTCCCGGCAAAGCCTTGGTGGGTAATTGGAACTCGTTTGTGTTTTCGCTGTCTCTTCCGTTCATCGCATGGTTTGGAGCGAAACTGTTCGTGCCATTCTATCGCCGGCACGGGCATGTTTCGGCGTATGAACACATGGAGCAACGATTTGGTACGTGGGCACGGCTGTACATGTCAACGTGTTTTATGTTGCTTCAGGTCGCGCGGGTTGGCTCAGTGATGTATCTCATCGCCGTCGTGATGCAACAGCTTCTAATGTGGGACATGGTTACAATCATCATTGTGACAGGAGTCGTGACCACAGCTTACACCTGCATCGGCGGACTCGAAGGCGTCGTGTTGACCGACGCCTTGCAGTCGGCGGTCTTGATTGCCGGTGCGGTTCTGTGTGCCATCTGGATTCCGTTCTGTATGCCGGAAGGCCCCAAGCAACTAATTGAAATTGCAATGGCGGACGACAAGTTCAGTCTGGGAAGCTACTCGCTGGATGCGACAGAATCAACGGTGTGGGTGGTGATGCTGTATGCGCTCACGATCAATCTGCAGAATGTTGCCATCAATCAAAGTTACACGCAACGCTACCTTTCGGCTCAGTCTGTGTCCGAGGCGAAGAAGTCGGTTTGGTTCGGAAGCCTGCTTTATGTTCCGGTAAGTGCGTGCTTCTTTTTCATCGGCACAGCTTTGTATGCCTATTACACCGCGCAGCCAGAATTGCTTCCGGAGGATCTCGCGGCGGAATGGCAGGCCGGAAAAGGGGACTCAGTATTCCCTTTCTTCATCATGTCTGCGTTGCCGACAGGTGTCCGTGGAGTGATGCTGGCAGCGATTTTGGCGGCTGCCATGAGCACTGTTAGTTCCAGTTTGAACAGTTCCGCAGCTCTGACACTGACAGATTTTTATCAACGGCTGGTCGACCGAGAACCAACGGAGTCGCGCGCCATGAAGGTATTGTACGGCGGCACGATCATCTGGGGAGTCGCCGGAACTGCGTTAGCTCTCGCAATGATTCGCGTCAAAAGCGTACTGGATGTTTGGTGGGAAATGTCAGGAGTACTCAGCGGTGGCATGCTGGGGCTGTTCCTGTTGGGATTCCTTAGCCGGCGCATCTCGAACCAAGCAGCGCTGTTTGGCGTGATCGTGGGTGTGCCCGTTATCGGCTGGTTGACGTTCTCGAGTGGAGCGACGTCGGTTCCTGAAATCCTGCAGAATCCGCTACACCCTTTCCTTACCGTCTTTCTCGGAACGGTTGCGATCACTCTGACCGGATTTGTCGCGACGATGCTGTTCGTCAATCACAAACAGAAAGGGCAGGCAAATGAACAATAG
- a CDS encoding zinc ribbon domain-containing protein: protein MTPDKYHALIRGHCPAYISEEQYERNQQRIRENQFGGKSKGAPRDGESLLAGIVYCGKCGRRMAVAYSGDRPVMRYF, encoded by the coding sequence GTGACTCCGGACAAGTACCATGCACTGATCCGTGGTCACTGTCCGGCGTACATCTCGGAAGAACAGTATGAACGCAACCAGCAGCGAATTCGCGAGAATCAGTTCGGTGGGAAGTCCAAAGGCGCCCCGCGTGACGGCGAAAGCCTGTTAGCTGGCATCGTTTACTGTGGCAAGTGCGGCCGCCGCATGGCAGTCGCCTACTCAGGCGACCGTCCAGTGATGCGATACTTTTGA
- a CDS encoding dihydrodipicolinate synthase family protein has protein sequence MIHGIIPPLVTPLADRDRLDVSGVERLLGQQLSAGVDGVFILGTTGEGPSLSDDVQHAMIDETSTVVDQQVPIYVGITDTSLVRAIKLAEFAADQGAEAVVAAPPFYFPAGQTELQNWFRELADSLPLPLLLYNMPSCVKISIEVDTLRALIEHENIVGLKDSSGDLKYFAQAVEVAATRESWPVLMGPEAKLVEAMRLGAAGGVTGGANLFPKLFTDLFAAITNGEQAEVDRLQQIVVELQDLYMFGKYGSSYLKGLKCAMELSGICSGQLAAPFDAFKEPQREQVHQWLTEFSKRTLLDETMTQG, from the coding sequence ATGATTCACGGAATTATCCCCCCTCTGGTAACACCGCTTGCCGATCGAGATCGACTGGATGTGTCGGGCGTCGAGCGTTTGCTGGGACAGCAACTCAGCGCTGGCGTCGACGGCGTGTTCATTCTGGGCACAACCGGCGAAGGGCCAAGCCTAAGTGATGATGTGCAACACGCCATGATTGATGAAACCAGCACCGTCGTCGATCAACAAGTCCCAATCTACGTCGGAATCACGGATACGTCACTTGTTCGAGCGATCAAGCTGGCCGAGTTCGCCGCTGATCAGGGTGCGGAAGCCGTCGTGGCGGCTCCGCCGTTCTACTTTCCCGCCGGTCAAACGGAACTGCAGAACTGGTTTCGCGAATTGGCGGATTCTTTGCCGTTGCCCCTGTTGCTCTACAACATGCCAAGCTGTGTGAAGATTTCAATTGAGGTCGATACGCTACGGGCATTGATCGAACACGAGAACATCGTTGGGCTGAAAGACAGTTCTGGCGACCTCAAATACTTCGCCCAAGCAGTCGAAGTTGCTGCCACCCGAGAGAGCTGGCCGGTGTTGATGGGGCCTGAAGCAAAGTTGGTTGAAGCGATGCGTCTCGGGGCTGCAGGCGGAGTGACAGGCGGTGCGAATCTCTTTCCGAAACTGTTTACTGATTTGTTTGCGGCCATCACAAACGGTGAACAGGCCGAAGTCGATCGGCTGCAGCAAATTGTCGTTGAACTGCAGGATTTGTACATGTTCGGCAAATATGGTTCGTCGTACTTAAAAGGCCTCAAGTGCGCGATGGAGTTGTCCGGTATCTGCAGTGGGCAACTCGCGGCTCCGTTCGATGCCTTTAAGGAACCCCAGCGCGAACAGGTACATCAGTGGTTGACGGAGTTTTCCAAGCGGACATTGCTGGACGAAACGATGACTCAGGGATAG